Proteins encoded within one genomic window of Sphingomonas cannabina:
- the ahcY gene encoding adenosylhomocysteinase yields MATALAADTNDYVIKDIALADFGRKEIEIAETEMPGLMALRAEYGASKPLKGARITGSLHMTIQTAVLIETLTALGADVRWASCNIFSTQDHAAAAIAASGVPVFAVKGETLEEYWDYVIRIFNWGTDQTANMILDDGGDATMFALWGARVEAGEALFTPTNEEEEIFVATLKRFLAERPGYLTKTVQAIKGVSEETTTGVHRLYELAKSGKLPFPAINVNDSVTKSKFDNLYGCKESLVDAIRRGTDVMLAGKVAAVAGFGDVGKGSAASLRNGGARVLVTEIDPICALQAAMEGYEVVTMEEAAKRADIFVTATGNADVITLDHMREMKNMAIVCNIGHFDSEIQIAALSNYKWTEIKPQVDEVEFPDGKKIIVLSKGRLVNLGNATGHPSFVMSSSFTNQVLAQIELWTGADKYKNEVYVLPKHLDEKVAALHLDKLGVKLSKLTEKQAAYIGVPIEGPFKPDHYRY; encoded by the coding sequence GTGGCCACCGCTCTCGCCGCCGACACGAACGACTACGTCATCAAGGACATCGCCCTCGCCGATTTCGGCCGCAAGGAGATCGAGATCGCCGAGACCGAGATGCCCGGCCTGATGGCGCTGCGTGCCGAGTACGGCGCGTCCAAGCCGCTCAAGGGCGCGCGCATCACCGGATCGCTGCACATGACGATCCAGACCGCCGTCCTCATCGAGACGCTGACCGCGCTCGGCGCCGACGTGCGCTGGGCGTCATGCAACATCTTCTCGACCCAGGATCACGCCGCCGCCGCCATCGCCGCCTCGGGCGTGCCGGTGTTCGCGGTGAAGGGCGAGACGCTCGAGGAATATTGGGATTACGTCATCCGCATCTTCAATTGGGGGACGGACCAGACCGCCAACATGATCCTCGACGACGGCGGCGACGCCACCATGTTCGCGCTGTGGGGCGCGCGCGTCGAGGCGGGCGAGGCGCTGTTCACCCCGACCAACGAGGAAGAGGAGATCTTCGTCGCGACGCTGAAGCGCTTCCTCGCCGAGCGTCCGGGCTACCTCACCAAGACCGTGCAGGCGATCAAGGGCGTCAGCGAGGAGACCACCACCGGCGTCCATCGCCTCTACGAGCTGGCCAAGAGCGGCAAGCTTCCGTTCCCGGCGATCAACGTCAATGACAGCGTCACCAAGTCGAAGTTCGACAATCTCTACGGCTGCAAGGAATCGCTGGTCGACGCGATCCGCCGCGGCACCGACGTGATGCTGGCAGGCAAGGTCGCCGCGGTCGCCGGCTTCGGCGACGTCGGCAAGGGCTCGGCGGCGTCGCTGCGCAACGGCGGCGCGCGCGTGCTGGTGACCGAGATCGACCCGATCTGCGCGCTGCAGGCGGCGATGGAGGGCTATGAGGTCGTGACGATGGAAGAGGCGGCCAAGCGCGCCGACATCTTCGTCACCGCGACCGGCAACGCCGACGTCATCACGCTCGACCACATGCGCGAGATGAAGAACATGGCGATCGTGTGCAACATCGGCCACTTCGACAGCGAAATCCAGATCGCGGCGCTCAGCAACTACAAGTGGACCGAGATCAAGCCGCAGGTCGACGAGGTCGAGTTCCCCGACGGCAAGAAGATCATCGTGCTGTCGAAGGGCCGCCTGGTGAACCTGGGCAACGCAACGGGGCACCCGAGCTTCGTGATGTCGTCCAGCTTCACCAACCAGGTGCTGGCGCAGATCGAGCTGTGGACCGGCGCCGACAAGTACAAGAACGAGGTCTACGTCCTGCCGAAGCACCTCGACGAGAAGGTGGCGGCGCTGCACCTCGATAAGCTGGGCGTGAAGCTGTCCAAGCTGACCGAGAAGCAGGCGGCCTATATCGGCGTGCCGATCGAGGGGCCGTTCAAGCCGGATCATTACCGTTATTGA
- a CDS encoding CBS domain-containing protein — protein sequence MKVNECMTREVLIVDPGETLQRAARTMADIDAGALPVGENDRLIGMVTDRDIAIRGAGQGRAPNATVREVMSPEILYCFEDDDVEDVLNNMAEIQVRRLPVLDRNKRLVGVVSITDLVDSGGETHAGEVLREIARPSGLHSQTA from the coding sequence ATGAAGGTGAACGAATGCATGACGCGCGAGGTGCTGATCGTCGACCCCGGCGAGACGCTCCAGCGGGCCGCGCGCACGATGGCGGACATTGATGCCGGTGCGCTGCCGGTCGGCGAAAACGACCGGCTGATCGGGATGGTGACCGACCGCGACATCGCGATCCGCGGCGCCGGGCAGGGACGCGCCCCCAACGCGACCGTCCGCGAGGTGATGAGCCCGGAAATCCTCTATTGCTTCGAGGACGACGACGTCGAGGACGTCCTCAACAATATGGCCGAGATCCAGGTCCGCCGCCTGCCCGTGCTCGACCGCAACAAGCGGCTGGTCGGCGTGGTCTCGATCACCGATCTGGTCGACAGCGGCGGGGAAACGCACGCAGGCGAGGTGCTGCGCGAGATCGCCCGGCCGAGCGGACTGCACTCGCAGACGGCCTGA
- a CDS encoding LysR family transcriptional regulator ArgP: MLDYPALAAVAAVIREGSFERAAEALGITPSAVSQRIRGYEERLGTILIVRGQPCLPTDLGRALCAHFDKVRLLEAELTPVLTSTGEGVEAPLTLRIAVNADSVATWFPHAAAAFVRDTGTLLDLVLEDEAHTADRLRSGEVLAAVTADPEPVPGCRTIGLGVLRYVACASPDFMARYFEDGVNAQTLAKAPYLRFDRRDALQARWAKDAHGIALKAPRHWVPSTQGFLNLALAGLGWGMQPLSLAQPYIAAGHLVELTPALPVEVKLHWTVARLHAASLRALTDAVRAAAGANLQP; this comes from the coding sequence GTGCTCGACTATCCCGCTCTGGCCGCCGTTGCCGCGGTGATCCGCGAGGGCAGCTTCGAGCGTGCGGCCGAGGCGCTCGGCATCACGCCATCGGCGGTCTCGCAGCGCATCCGCGGGTATGAGGAGCGTCTGGGGACGATTCTGATCGTCCGGGGACAGCCGTGCCTGCCCACCGATCTCGGCCGGGCGCTGTGTGCGCATTTCGATAAGGTTCGGCTGCTGGAAGCCGAGCTGACGCCGGTGCTGACCTCGACGGGTGAAGGGGTGGAGGCGCCGCTCACGCTCAGGATCGCGGTGAATGCCGACAGCGTGGCTACCTGGTTTCCTCATGCGGCCGCTGCGTTCGTCCGGGACACGGGCACCTTGCTCGATCTGGTGCTGGAGGACGAGGCGCATACCGCGGATCGCCTCCGGTCCGGCGAGGTGCTGGCGGCCGTGACCGCCGACCCCGAGCCGGTGCCGGGGTGCAGGACGATCGGGCTGGGCGTGCTGCGCTATGTCGCCTGCGCCAGCCCGGATTTCATGGCGAGGTATTTCGAGGACGGCGTGAATGCTCAGACGCTGGCGAAAGCGCCATACCTGCGCTTCGACCGGCGGGACGCACTGCAGGCGCGCTGGGCGAAGGACGCGCACGGCATCGCGCTCAAGGCGCCGAGGCATTGGGTTCCGTCGACCCAAGGTTTTCTGAACCTCGCCCTTGCCGGCCTGGGCTGGGGAATGCAGCCTTTATCCTTGGCCCAGCCGTACATCGCTGCGGGACATCTGGTGGAATTGACACCGGCACTGCCCGTCGAGGTCAAGCTCCATTGGACCGTCGCGCGGCTCCACGCCGCGTCGCTGCGCGCGCTGACCGATGCGGTGCGCGCGGCGGCGGGCGCGAACCTGCAGCCATGA
- a CDS encoding LysE/ArgO family amino acid transporter: MTNGISPFLTGFALSAALIMAIGAQNLFVLRQGLKREHVGAIVLFCGGADALLIAAGVGGVGAVLAAIPQLTKALAFAGAAFLGWYGVKALRRMAAPDAMVVAGGGGLTLGRAIAATAGFTFLNPHVYLDTVLLMGAAGSAQPADLRPLFVAGAVTASFAWFAALGYGARLLAPLFARPAAWRVLDALVGATMLALAGSLALRAIL; encoded by the coding sequence ATGACAAACGGCATTTCCCCCTTTCTCACCGGCTTCGCCCTGTCGGCGGCACTCATCATGGCGATCGGCGCGCAGAATCTCTTCGTGCTGCGCCAGGGATTGAAGCGCGAGCACGTCGGCGCGATCGTGCTGTTCTGCGGCGGCGCCGACGCGCTGCTGATCGCGGCAGGCGTTGGCGGCGTCGGCGCCGTCCTCGCCGCCATCCCCCAGCTCACCAAGGCGCTGGCCTTCGCAGGCGCCGCGTTCCTCGGCTGGTACGGCGTCAAGGCGCTGCGGCGCATGGCGGCGCCCGATGCGATGGTCGTCGCCGGTGGCGGGGGGCTGACGCTCGGCCGGGCGATCGCCGCCACCGCCGGCTTCACCTTCCTCAATCCGCACGTCTATCTCGATACCGTGTTGCTGATGGGCGCAGCCGGATCGGCGCAGCCCGCCGATCTGCGCCCGCTGTTCGTCGCCGGAGCCGTTACCGCCAGCTTCGCCTGGTTCGCCGCGCTCGGCTATGGCGCGCGGTTGCTGGCACCGCTGTTCGCGCGGCCGGCGGCCTGGCGCGTGCTGGACGCGCTGGTCGGCGCGACGATGCTGGCGCTGGCGGGATCGCTGGCCCTGCGCGCGATCCTGTAG
- a CDS encoding GNAT family N-acetyltransferase: MRLLDRPVWNALTSGWAALAEGDARAWRLNRDYGVFGAAGDRSSESLAALAALVPPDGELWTVEKELWPAPPGTRVDRSAACVQMVAEAITPAPQLPFEVVPLGEDDAAEMFALAMLTEPGPYVAHTNRLGAFIGVRQEGRLVAMAGERMRMPGLAEVSGVCTHPDFRGRGYAGALMRAVAERMLARGETPFLHAYASNAGAIALYESLGFRVDGEVTASVLVRA, from the coding sequence TTGAGGTTGCTCGACCGGCCGGTGTGGAATGCTCTGACGAGCGGTTGGGCCGCGCTCGCCGAAGGGGATGCGCGGGCATGGCGGCTGAATCGCGATTATGGCGTGTTCGGCGCCGCGGGGGACCGGTCGTCGGAGAGCCTTGCCGCGCTGGCGGCGCTGGTGCCGCCGGACGGCGAGCTGTGGACCGTCGAGAAAGAGCTATGGCCCGCGCCGCCGGGAACGCGGGTGGATCGCTCGGCGGCGTGCGTGCAGATGGTGGCAGAGGCGATCACCCCGGCGCCGCAGCTGCCGTTCGAGGTCGTGCCGCTCGGCGAGGACGATGCGGCGGAGATGTTCGCGCTGGCGATGCTGACCGAGCCCGGACCCTATGTTGCGCACACCAACAGGCTCGGCGCGTTCATTGGGGTGAGGCAGGAGGGGCGATTGGTGGCGATGGCGGGCGAGCGGATGCGGATGCCGGGGCTGGCCGAGGTGAGCGGAGTGTGCACCCACCCCGACTTCCGCGGCCGCGGTTACGCAGGCGCGCTGATGCGGGCAGTTGCCGAGCGGATGCTCGCGCGGGGCGAGACGCCGTTCCTCCATGCTTACGCGTCCAATGCCGGTGCGATCGCGCTGTACGAGAGCCTGGGGTTCCGGGTCGACGGGGAGGTGACGGCGAGCGTGCTGGTGCGGGCGTGA
- a CDS encoding YqgE/AlgH family protein, with translation MESTSFLTGQFLLAMPGIGDPRFEHAVIAMCAHDTDGALGIGVGTLIDSLSFHDVLRQLEIDPGEAEDRPVLLGGPVEPRRGFVLHSRDWSGGDTIDVAGRWALSGTIDVLRAIAEGTGPERWLVALGYAGWGAGQLDGEMTRHGWFNTAGDERLLFDTAAHHRWEAGFAAAGIDPRLLASSTGTA, from the coding sequence ATGGAGTCGACTTCGTTCCTGACCGGTCAGTTCCTGCTGGCGATGCCGGGCATCGGCGATCCGCGCTTCGAGCATGCCGTGATCGCGATGTGCGCGCACGATACCGACGGCGCGCTGGGGATCGGCGTGGGAACGCTGATCGACTCGCTGAGCTTCCATGACGTGCTGCGGCAGCTCGAGATCGATCCCGGGGAGGCCGAGGACCGGCCGGTGCTGCTCGGCGGGCCGGTCGAGCCGCGGCGCGGCTTCGTGCTGCATTCGCGCGACTGGTCGGGCGGAGACACGATCGACGTCGCGGGGCGCTGGGCGCTGTCGGGCACGATCGATGTGCTGCGTGCGATTGCCGAAGGCACCGGGCCGGAGCGCTGGCTGGTCGCGCTCGGCTATGCCGGCTGGGGCGCCGGGCAGCTCGACGGCGAGATGACGCGGCACGGCTGGTTCAACACCGCCGGCGACGAGCGGCTGTTGTTCGACACCGCCGCGCATCATCGCTGGGAAGCGGGATTCGCCGCGGCGGGGATCGATCCGCGGCTGCTGGCGAGCTCGACCGGCACCGCATGA
- a CDS encoding peroxiredoxin has product MTIKVGDRLPSTQLVKATENGPEAVSSDEFFKGRKVALVAVPGAFTPTCSARHLPGFLDKAEELKAKGVDEIAFTSVNDAFVMGAWSKANEAAGKVTMLADGNGEFAREVGLTMDGSKFGMGERSQRYSMLVNDGVVEQLNVEQPGAFEVSSAEHLLGQL; this is encoded by the coding sequence ATGACGATCAAGGTTGGCGACCGCCTGCCCAGCACGCAGCTTGTCAAGGCGACCGAGAATGGGCCAGAGGCGGTCAGCAGCGACGAATTCTTCAAGGGCCGCAAGGTGGCGCTGGTCGCGGTGCCCGGCGCCTTCACCCCGACCTGCTCGGCGCGCCACCTGCCGGGCTTCCTCGACAAGGCCGAGGAATTGAAGGCCAAGGGCGTCGACGAGATCGCCTTCACCTCGGTCAACGACGCCTTCGTGATGGGCGCGTGGAGCAAGGCGAACGAGGCCGCGGGCAAGGTGACGATGCTCGCCGACGGCAACGGCGAGTTCGCCCGCGAGGTCGGGCTCACCATGGACGGCTCGAAGTTCGGCATGGGCGAGCGCAGCCAGCGCTATTCGATGCTGGTCAACGACGGCGTGGTCGAACAGCTCAACGTCGAGCAGCCGGGCGCGTTCGAAGTGAGTTCGGCCGAGCATCTGCTGGGACAGCTTTGA
- a CDS encoding AMP nucleosidase: MTQAADIVAELDRLYQASIERLKAALNRYLTDGTPPAPASRFDGSFAYPEIRLTYRPGADRPTPLRSFGRLVDPGDYGISVTKPAMFADYLTEQLTLLIEDYDVEVRAVEGRQEIPFPYVLDPGHALSLDEVSAAELARHFPATELAHIGDEIADGLWASVDHTRPLALFDGLRTDFSLARLRHYTGTPPEHVQRYVLFTNYHRYVDEFVRWAASQLGDGNRFTALSGAGGVVIESPDDVDVIVSDSAWRRHQMPAYHLIAPDRTGITLVNIGVGPSNAKTICDHLAVMRPEAWLMIGHCGGLRPSQRIGDYVLAHAYLRDDHVLDDVLPPEIPVPAIAEIQQALARAAETVSGQSGDELKRRLRTGTIVTTDDRNWELRFSRSALRFSLSRAVGIDMESATIAAQGYRFRVPYGTLLCVSDKPLHGELKLPGQANRFYERAINEHMRIGIETCEELRREGAKLHSRKLRAFSEPPFR, translated from the coding sequence ATGACCCAAGCCGCTGACATCGTCGCCGAGCTCGACCGCCTCTACCAGGCCTCGATCGAGCGCCTAAAGGCCGCTCTCAACCGCTACCTCACCGACGGCACCCCGCCTGCGCCGGCGAGCCGCTTCGACGGCAGCTTCGCCTATCCCGAGATCCGCCTCACCTACCGCCCGGGCGCCGACCGCCCGACGCCGCTGCGCTCTTTCGGCCGCCTGGTCGATCCCGGCGACTACGGCATCAGCGTCACCAAGCCGGCGATGTTCGCCGACTATCTGACCGAGCAGCTCACCCTGCTGATCGAAGACTACGACGTCGAGGTCCGCGCGGTCGAGGGCCGGCAGGAGATCCCCTTCCCCTATGTCCTCGATCCCGGCCACGCGCTGAGCCTCGACGAGGTCTCCGCCGCCGAGCTCGCCCGCCATTTCCCCGCGACCGAGCTCGCCCATATCGGCGACGAGATCGCCGACGGCCTGTGGGCCAGCGTCGACCACACCCGCCCGCTCGCGCTGTTCGACGGCCTGCGCACCGACTTCAGCCTCGCGCGCCTGCGCCACTACACCGGCACCCCGCCCGAGCATGTCCAGCGCTACGTCCTGTTCACCAACTATCACCGCTACGTCGACGAATTCGTCCGCTGGGCGGCGTCGCAGCTCGGCGACGGCAACCGCTTCACCGCCCTTTCCGGCGCCGGCGGGGTGGTGATCGAGTCGCCCGACGACGTCGACGTCATCGTCAGCGACAGCGCGTGGCGGCGTCACCAGATGCCGGCTTACCACCTGATCGCGCCCGACCGCACCGGCATCACGCTGGTCAACATCGGCGTCGGCCCGTCCAACGCCAAGACGATCTGCGACCATCTCGCGGTGATGCGGCCGGAGGCGTGGCTGATGATCGGCCACTGCGGCGGCCTGCGCCCTAGCCAGCGGATCGGCGACTATGTCCTCGCCCATGCGTACCTGCGCGACGACCACGTCCTCGACGACGTGCTGCCGCCGGAGATCCCGGTTCCCGCCATCGCCGAGATCCAGCAGGCGCTCGCCCGCGCTGCGGAGACCGTCTCCGGCCAGTCGGGCGACGAGCTCAAGCGCCGCCTCAGGACCGGCACCATCGTCACCACCGACGACCGCAATTGGGAGCTGCGCTTCTCGCGCTCGGCGCTGCGCTTCTCGCTGTCCCGCGCGGTCGGTATCGACATGGAATCGGCGACGATCGCCGCGCAGGGCTATCGTTTCCGCGTCCCCTACGGCACGCTGCTCTGCGTCTCGGACAAGCCGCTCCACGGCGAGCTCAAGCTGCCGGGCCAGGCCAATCGCTTCTACGAGCGCGCGATCAACGAGCATATGCGCATCGGCATCGAGACCTGCGAGGAGCTCCGCCGCGAGGGCGCCAAGCTCCACAGCCGCAAGCTCCGGGCATTCAGCGAACCACCCTTCCGTTGA
- a CDS encoding SIMPL domain-containing protein, which translates to MKRRTILAASALMAAMPASAQTALTTLAPGETLLEVNAAGEAKATPDIAEFSTSVTSDGTTAQAALAANAKVAERLVGAVREAGVADADVRTSDLSVGPRYRPDKDGGETDEIIGYRASNRLSIRIRDIGAAPRVIDALMNAGATGLNGPTFSFSDDAPLKAKARTDAVAAAERQARDYAAALGMRIARVLRVSERSARHDGDNDIIVTGYAAGRAKAPVKPGEQSVAVTVWIDYALAK; encoded by the coding sequence ATGAAGCGAAGGACGATCCTGGCCGCATCGGCCCTTATGGCGGCCATGCCGGCGTCGGCCCAGACGGCGCTGACGACGCTCGCGCCCGGCGAGACGCTGCTCGAGGTCAATGCTGCCGGCGAGGCGAAGGCGACGCCCGACATCGCGGAATTCTCGACGAGCGTGACGAGCGACGGGACGACGGCGCAGGCGGCGCTCGCCGCCAACGCGAAGGTGGCCGAGCGGCTGGTCGGCGCAGTGCGTGAAGCCGGCGTCGCCGATGCCGACGTCCGTACCAGCGATCTGAGCGTCGGACCGCGCTATCGTCCCGACAAGGATGGCGGCGAGACTGACGAGATCATCGGCTATCGGGCGAGCAATCGGCTCTCGATCAGGATTCGCGACATCGGCGCCGCGCCGCGCGTCATCGACGCATTGATGAATGCGGGTGCGACGGGACTCAATGGACCGACCTTCTCCTTCAGCGACGATGCGCCGCTGAAGGCCAAGGCACGGACCGACGCCGTTGCCGCCGCGGAACGGCAGGCGCGGGACTATGCAGCCGCATTGGGGATGAGGATTGCCCGCGTGTTGCGGGTGAGCGAGCGGTCGGCGCGTCACGACGGTGACAACGACATCATCGTGACGGGCTATGCCGCCGGTCGGGCCAAGGCGCCTGTCAAACCCGGCGAGCAATCGGTCGCCGTCACCGTGTGGATCGACTACGCCCTAGCCAAATAG
- a CDS encoding alpha/beta fold hydrolase: MGEGRPVVMIHGYFSNAHTNWIRYSHAAAVAAEGFRVIMPDLRAHGDSDKPHDPAAYPPDVLMRDGFALLEHLGLSDYDLVGYSLGGRTSVRMLVGGARPRRVVLSGMGFQGIVHTEGRGGYFRRVLTNLGSFERGTSEWMTEAFLKTTKGDPEALLLILNTFVDTSEAELAAIDVPALVVNGADDDDNGSGQQLADTLADARYAEVPGNHMSAVTKPELGQTIAAFLAEGK; encoded by the coding sequence ATGGGAGAGGGACGGCCGGTGGTGATGATCCACGGCTATTTCTCGAATGCCCATACCAACTGGATCCGCTACAGCCATGCCGCGGCGGTGGCGGCCGAGGGCTTCCGCGTGATCATGCCGGACCTGCGCGCGCACGGCGACAGCGACAAGCCGCACGATCCAGCCGCCTATCCGCCCGACGTGCTGATGCGGGACGGCTTCGCGCTGCTCGAGCATCTGGGGCTGAGCGATTACGACTTGGTCGGCTATTCGCTGGGCGGGCGGACGAGCGTGCGGATGCTGGTGGGCGGCGCGCGGCCGCGGCGGGTGGTGCTGTCGGGCATGGGGTTCCAGGGGATCGTCCACACCGAAGGGCGGGGCGGCTATTTCCGCCGGGTCCTCACCAACCTCGGCAGCTTCGAGCGCGGCACGTCCGAATGGATGACCGAAGCGTTCCTCAAGACAACCAAGGGCGATCCCGAGGCGCTGTTGCTGATTCTCAATACCTTCGTTGACACGAGCGAGGCAGAGCTGGCGGCGATCGACGTGCCGGCGCTGGTGGTGAACGGGGCGGACGATGACGACAACGGATCGGGCCAGCAGCTCGCCGACACGCTCGCCGACGCGCGCTATGCCGAGGTGCCGGGCAATCACATGAGCGCGGTGACCAAGCCCGAGCTGGGGCAGACGATCGCGGCGTTTCTGGCGGAGGGGAAGTGA